ACAACAGTGCGTTGTGTACCTGGACCTGAAGCGCGAGGAATGCGCGCATCTGTTTCCAGGTGGTAAAGTTTATTCACAAGCATTCCATCTTGGTGGACAAGGGTTTTTCTTCTCCGCACATTGCCATATGGACCAGCAAAGCTCATTCCACTGCTTTGGGCTATTTTTGGGAATGCAAGAGAAGGGAGCCGTCACTTTTGCCGTTGACTATGAGTTTGCAGCAAGGTCAAAACCAACTGAGGATTACGTAAGTAAGTACAAAGGTAACTACACATTCACAGGCAGAAAGGCCATTGGCTATCGTAACCTGTTCGGTATACCATGGACGACATTCATGGCCGATGATAGTAATTTCTTCATAAATGGTGTCCTCCATCTCAGGGCTGAACTAACTGTTAGACAATGAGATTTAGCTAGGTTTATATAGTATTATATACAGTCCATTAGATTACTATATCAGTTACTGATACGCACCATGTGTAAATACATTTGGAATCATAGAATTTTGAATAATTTCGAAAATTGTGATGATGTAAGGAAAAAGGGAAACACAATAACAGTGTTGTAAAAATCAAGATGActaggtttaaaaaaaaaaaaatttcccgccattgaaatgtgcttttttTGTGCATTCAATTTCAAATTTGTTCCTTTTCAGGCAGTTCGACATCAACAAAAGTTAGAATAGGGCTCCACAATTGATACTAAAATTTCAGATAATCTTTTACTTTCATTGGATGCTTTGTACATTTGGTTTTGGTTTCATTTGTAGGGTAATGACTTGATTAATGACACCCTAAACCATGTTTAGTATGTATTAATCAAAGCTCTCAGTCTAATGGTTTTCCACTAAACTGATATAGCTTGTTTTGTGGTAACTTAAACTGATTGAAAATGAGGTTTTATGTATGAGAATGACAATCCCATTTAATAAGAAACTTACGATGTCAGAATTCGAAATTTTAATGAGAACGGTCCGGAGTTAAGCAAAAGTGTGTAATCTTCGATCAGGGACCTGAAAGGTTTAATAAGTGAAGGGCGCTTAAAAGGAAATTTGACCAATAAGAAGTGAAAGGGGCCAAAATTTATCAGGCCAGCTGAGCTACTCtaatatcagagccaggtttcgaTCCTGGGACCTGTGGGTTATGGGCCCACCACGCTTCCGCTGCGCCACTCTGATTGTTGATTGTGTTttacaaataaaattatttaactgtAAAATATTATCCAATATCCTTTCAGCCGTCACTCTCACTCATTTACCATTCAAGTAACTTAACTCTTCAACTTAATTATAGTCCGCTTTGATTCTTTCATAAAAAGAATCTAATTAATCTTTttttaagaattaaattaaatatcataGAAAATCAATCGCTTTGACgagtaattttaaaaataaaagacttTTATATttctattactaatttaaaaatgaaatatttatttttgtaatataaaagaattgagaataaattaaaataatttcagcAGAGATAATAGTTATTACAGTAgcagtaataaaataaaatacattttATTACAAAAAAAACGTACAAGAGGTCCGCGAAGATAGCCAATGAGAACGCAAGAAGACAACCCAATTctcctatttttttattaaatatttctaGAAGAAAGGGTAAATTACGCCCCACGGTCACAAAACTATTAATAAGATCATATATTtatcactcaacttcaaaaagttacaaaatgattattaaactattcaaaagttttattTCAAGTCATTGGATTGTTAAAATAGCATTTGTATGGTTTTCCCTATTCACATTGCCTACATCAATCGAAACCTCTCATTTCCCTTCTTTTTTAtagattaagtttttttttataaaacaattttaaacatCATGAATCTCCGAACTAAAATCTAAATAACTTTTTTCTTCGATCTTTGatattgaatgttaaattaaCTTGAATCTAAGGTATGTTCTACTTGTTGATAAATACAGATCCATCGTGTTGATCATTGAATCGTCACTTGGAGCTCACTCATCggacttaaaaaaaaaaccttaacaacctagtgacttaaataaaacttttgaatagtttactgactattttgtaactttttaaagttaagtgactaaaacgtgaacatactaatagtttagtgacctcgGATGATTTTACCCAAAAAATTATTATTCAACCTCTCGTCCTCTCCTTTTTaaacctttttattattttttattttttctctttacTTTGTTTTTTTAGCTATTTTCAGCGACtactaaacaaaataaaaattagcCCAGGACAGGAGGATCTCTCAGCTACTTTTTCTCTCAAAATTTCTCCAATTAGCTCTgtaattttctattttgtttctctttattttagattttttttggtCCGTGTTAATCTTCGTTGAAGGCGATCTAGCTTTGAtttgaatttcattttttttcttttttccttttaagatacttttttgtttgttttaggGTTTAGGCGATGGCTTCAAAGCGGATCTTGAAGGAGCTCAAGGATCTACAGAAAGATCCTCCTACCTCTTGCAGTGCAGGttcaatttcttctttcttttcctttttttttctagcTTCAATTTCTTTACTTCTTGTTGTTTATTCTTATCATCCTTTTTTAGTTTTGTTTTCATGAAACTTcacttcttttttaattttttttgaatcatgaaatgagataattatttatgtatatgaTGGATCTATAGTTTTTATTAGGGATATGATGTTGATCATGATGATTCCATTGACTAAAGTTTTAGATTCACATCATTGGATTCTGTTTCATTCTAAATTGTTAATGGTTTTCTTTTTGGTGCCTTATTGATTTctattcattttcatgttattaTAGGTTAATTTGTGAGGAAATGATCATGTTTTGGAgaagaaacttttttttttttaaatattgcaTATCAGAGCTTATTTTTGTATCATTATTTCAGTTAAATGTTACTTGCTGTTTTGGTTTTTGCATCTCGCTGATGTTTTACTTCATTTTATCATTGAAATAAGGCCCTGTTGCTGAAGACATGTTTCATTGGCAAGCGACTATTATGGGTCCACCTGACAGTCCATATGCCGGTGGAGTGTTTCTAGTCACCATTCATTTCCCTCCGGACTATCCATTTAAGCCACCCAAGGCACTTAATCTTATTCCTTAGCCTTCTATTTTACGTTATTCCTGGATTAACTGTATATTGTGTATGTCTACTTTTCCTGACTGTGTATATAACTGTAACTGACTTTCTTTTACGTTTTAgaaacatgccattttatgtgtcTAGAGACAAAATTGCATAGCCCTCTATCTACTGCAAGTTCTTTTTCCATGCAAGTCTTGTATACGTGACTGTTCTTTTAATTGACCGATACTCCTACATCCCCCATTCTACGTTTCAAGCTTTGGAGGGATATGTATGAGCATAAATGTTTTAAAGCcttcatgttatttagttaatTCCTTACTGTAAATACTCTGTGACCATGGTGTCTTTACAGGGTAAATGGCTTGTGCAAACATTGCTTGGCATTGACATGAGTAAAAGCTAATTCTTTGTAGCTTTTGTTAGCTTATTCTGTTACacaattatttttcttttggcATGTATGCATGCACAGTGGTGCATGCATATGCATGCTAGGTGTCTAATGGTTTAGTTTATATGTGAAAGGCTATTATTAGGCGGTTTTCAGTGCCAAAGTTTACATGATCTATTGTTATTTTTAACTTTTGTAAACAGTCTCAGGTAAGCCTTCTCTGTTACATGCAGATAGATGTTTCATTATGGCTCCTCACATTTACTATAAACTTTTTGGTTGAACAAATCTACTGTGCATGGACACCAGaggaatatttataattttatccaACAATGATGTCGCTCATATAATTTAAGATAGAATACATGAAATTTTTTTAGAGAAATATATTTGTATGCTATTGATAATGGCTTGTCAATCCTGAGCTAGACTTATGCTAATTCTCGTAATTATATGGTGATGTTATTTCATACTTTTTTTCCGCCTTAATGGCCTTTCTAACATACTCGTTTAGCAGCTGATTCATGACTAGCAAGTTTCTCATTTAGTTTTGTTTGGTTATCTTTTTTTCTTGTTTTgtacttattatttttattattatattttcccCTTGAATTCAGGTTGCATTCAGGACAAAGGTCTTTCACCCTAATATTAACAGCAATGGCAGCATTTGCCTCGATATTTTGAAGGAGCAGTGGAGCCCTGCCCTCACCATATCCAAGGTTATTGTTCAACATGTCTTGAAGCTTATACATCTCTTAATTTGAATAATTATACATTTCTCTGTTATGTCATCTATTAGCAATTCTTCATGAAACCATTAAAAAATTTAACTGTTTTAAAAATGAAGGTTAGAGCAACCCTAGCATTTCATCTACTGCCCAAGTAGTTTGCTTTGCATCATTCATCTTTTGGTTGCTTCGGTTTTACTGGTATTTGAAGTGTGGGAATGTGTTCTTATTTGTATTTTGATTCTAGGTATTGCTCTCAATCTGCTCACTTTTGACGGACCCAAATCCCGATGATCCCTTGGTGCCAGAGATTGCCCACATGTACAAGACCGACAGGGCTAAGTACGAGACAACTGCTCGGAGCTGGACCCAGAAGTATGCTATGGGTTAGTGTGCTAATATGCATATAATAGGAGGGCTTTATTCTATGTGGCTTTGATCTTCAATTTAATATGTATGAATCAATGAAACAGTATGTGTGATCTGTCTCTGCAACTATGTACTGGACCAATCCCTCCTTAAAACACATTTGTTGCCTTAATTGTTTGTATGGAAATTATGTTTCAAACTTTGAGAGTCCCCACTTTTCTAATAACCCCCCTGTTTTCAATCttctggaaaaaaaaaaaaaagctgatCAGATCAGCTGCTAAACTCCGACTTCAACTCCGTCGTGTTACAGTTAACAGCAACCTGTAAGGTGTTGTTTGTTACTGTCTTGTTGAGTTTCACAATTCTAGCACACGTTGTGAGATTCTGATTAAAAATGTCCTTTGGATATGGTGCAAAGAAGTAaatagagtttgaaaagtacaagcaTAGAGACTTTTGTACTAGGATTTCGATTGAGTTTTGTcctttatattaaaaaataggcAATTTAGTTCTTGCTAgatagattaaagagtaaattgattttttattaaaattttcattcatttttattgttaataACTAGTATAGCTAACGAAATAATTAGATTGTGACGCATGGCACTTTACATGTAACTTATGTTGAGATATATGAACCggtttataatagtaaaaatgaaTGGAATTTTAGACTAATAAAAGGGTCGATAAGTTTCCTATGAAGTGTAtagtaaactattaaaataattattatttaaaagaaaaatacttATAGTAATACTATTTTTAAAGATGCTTGTGGAATAGAGTAAGGACATTGTTTGTGTACTAAATATTAACACTTTATTTGTTCTTTGCAATTTGTTTCTTTTTCTGTCTGAAGAACTAGTTGCTCTTAGTATTTGAGTAAATCATTACAAATAAGGTggaaatcttttatttttaattgagcTTTTCGAAATTCAAAAGTAGTCTAAATTATATTTGACGGTTAAGATCAAAACTTATCTTATTTATTAAGACTTATAATAGTCACTATGATAACTCGAATTTCATTGGAGTATTTCACCGGGTTACCAATGTTTCAAATAGACTAGTTTGTTCCACAAATTGAGTCAATTCGAGTAGATCAAATGAGTTTTTTTAATCAGTTGACCTCCATGAGATGTTCTGTATGTATTTATCATGAACTTCGATTTTTAACCCATGACACTAAAACATACTTCCTTTTTCTATTTAAGTTAAAAAAGTTACATTAAATGAGCTAAAGTATAAAATATTACATATTTAAGTGTATTCAATTCGTATGCTTCAATCTTTTGCAACACatctattttattaaatatacatCTATAATgatattaatcaaaattaaactcaatttatataatatagtCATGCTATTATGATTAAACTGAATCTGTTTTGTAATATATGTAacacattttattattttcacctcaaaaagaaaaagaaaaccatCATGCTTTAATGTTAGGGTTGAACACGAAAGTTGGAATAATTGAAAATATCGACATGTTTAAACGAATTAtggaatataaataaaaaaatcaccGTTTACTTcaattgaattgtatttttatttaatttataattaattttattttatggaaataaataaatatttatgtttaaaataatgaaattaattttaaaacactaaataaaaaatatttttcaaaaaatgttatataatagctattgattatttttaattaacttgaaattttattttaaaaatatttataaaaatattaaaacttcaCTGCATTATGTTGAAAAGCTATTAAAATAAATCCAAAAATCTAAAATTagtaaaacaaataaacaaacaGAGCCGAACTTGAACTCACCCTTAATTATTGGGCTCTATAACTtttcttcaaaattttattttattttgaaatacaGTTAATCCAGATGATTATTGTTTTTTTTAGCAACATCACAGCTTTCCAGAATAAGCTAAATCCATTAGGATTTGAGAGACGAAAAATGGAAGATACAGCAGCAAAAAGAGAATTAGCAAATGATAGAAGATTAAAGAGACTAACAccaaagatttaaaaaaaaaattgacattATCAACGAATCCCAACAATTAATATCTAAAGTCACAAAAAACAACCCTTTTAGGACTCAAATCGAGACCAGCCAACCATTGTTTCACATAAATTGTTCAaatgcaaaaattaaaaaaatcaaaatcaaaagctAAAACAGAAATCAGCAgcgtgaatgaggtaagtgagcACCAAAGCCACCAGCATCAACACGTACGCAATCCCTAAATCGATTGAATTCCCTGTCGCGccccaaaaaaataataaaaattttcttaATCATTTAAAATCTAAAATGGCATTTGATCTCGGAAGCCAGATCTAAAACGTCAgtaggaaatttttttttaaagaaagaaCTAACCGTCGCTTGTGGGAGCAGGGGCGGGAGCAGAAGACTGGGCATCAACAGCCATAGCAAAAACAAGAGCTGCAAAAACAGCCATGAAACAAACCTTGGGAACTGCCATTCTTCCTTATAAGTGAACAaatgctctctctctctctctttctctgcGGTGTGCCTCAAAtgttaagcttttttttttctctctctctcaaaGAGAAATGGCTGAGCagtagaaagagagagaaagagataAAGAAATTTGATTCTTTTGACGATGTTGATAACGAATGCCGAGAGAAAGGGTTgcagaaaatgattttataatatgaatactttaattatataaaaataaaaagagcaAACTACATGttttagttattaatttaaaataaaaccattttataatttttttagagtttagcaattaaaacataaatttattaatagtttagtgATTTTAAATTTGTTTACCCAAATCAAAAAAGGATTAATATATCATTTGATACTTGAGTTCAGTTTTAACGCTCAATTTGATACTTAGATTTTTTGTCTTAATTTGGTACTTGAGTTCTACTTTAGTATTCAATTTGATACTTAGATCAAATAGCATCATCTGATCCAATAAATGTTTGGCACAAACGTTCTAAtaaaaaatatagatatttattttggacaaaaaaaactcaaatatcaaattaaatattgaaactAAATTGAAGTACTTcacttgaacaaaaaaaaaaaaacttaggtaCCAAAATACCAAAAGGAACATATAAGCTAAACTCAAGTATGATTAGGAAAAAATACTTAGTTACTAAATTGAACATTAAAGCTATATTCAGATACTAAATAGTAGattaacccaaaataaaattaatttgagtGCAAATCATAATATTACGGTATAAATAAAAGAAGTAGAACTAGTCCAATTTCTCTTcccatttttgtttttctttttctctggTGACAGTTTGTCACATTAGTTGGACCTATCTGCTTGCATATGGGAAGAATAATATATGATTATAGGTTAAAGTACCTAGGAGGTCCCTGTATTTTAGGCACTAgatcaaattagtccctctattattaaatgtatcaatttagtctctatattgataaaaagaattaaataagtcCATTTTGTAATGAAAGTTAACATTTACTGGATAAAATATGTCCTGAATTTTTTCAATTACAGTTCAATTCTAAGCATTTATAGAactataaaaactttaaaaatattaactctaCTCTAATTTgacattatttaaatttttaatagtcGGATTAATTTGATTAGGTCCCTATATTATAGGGACCTATCAAGTCCATTAACTAAATGAAATTAATCTGGAAAAATAAATTGGAAAGGTTATATTACCTTaagtaaatgaaattaaaaacaatactatattgCTTGAAATTGGAAATtggaatatttttatattttctttttattttttcctttaaattctaaattaattTAGAATataatgttgtgttttagaaccTGTACAATTATTTCTAAGTATAAACTTAGTACaattataaaataatacaaaatacaaaaatcaacaaataattgaaatataattaACGAATATATATTTACAAAGTAAATAAAATACAAATGGAGAAAAAATTCAGAAAAAAGTCTTACAAAACATAATACTTCTTATTAGTTTGTTCTGTCataataaaaaaacatattaattaattataagaatatataaatattatttaaaaataattaaatatttatattttgtgAATAGTTAATTGAATGAATATATTGACTTAACTCATTAATGAATCCATTTGAATCTCCTTAAAAATATATtaagataaaaatatttttccatttttttttaagACAAAACAGGCCCTTAGCAGAACAAGTTGTATATTACAATAAAGAATCTAGAGAGGATTAACCGGGCCCGACCCTTAATTTTTGTCAAGTTGTATTTTCGGCCCTAAAAAgttgtaaaagaaaagaaaataatattttaatccttataatcaatattttaaaaaaatgtttgccatcaaaagtttttaatttgactctttttttaatagaaaatttttatgataaatttgATAATATTTTTAGTTTAAATCGTATTAATTCTATTagctttaatataattattatgttttcagttaataataaatatatttatattgacTATAGTATTAATTTTCTAATCTTATGCAAAAACGTTCTAATATTTCAATAAAaccttatatattttttttgtaacataaaatatttttgtctctaatttaattattttgctttatactatatacatatattaagaaATCTCGACGTGTGTGATTTTACTTAAAGTGTTAGTGTAAATTTTCAACTCACAACTAaaattatagtaaaatattaaaagacATTTACAAAAAATACATGTCCAAATTCTAGAATTATTTGTAGAATGTAAAAATATACCAAATACTCATTTAATGTGAAATATTaatgataaatataatatttaaattttttatgctTTGGTTAAAATTTGGATAACAAAAATTTTATTAGCGCCACATTAACACACTTTATACTTACCTAAACTCGTTGCGATCTAAAatataatgttaaaattttacccaaatcCACACATATTTGTAAATAGAGTTGTCCAGGGTCAGGTCACCCGACCCAGCTCGAATGCTTGTCCAATTATGGGAGGGTTTAGACAAAAATATAGGTTAGGAAAATGAGTTTAggcaaaaaataaaatttgtttgaaaaatgggTTGGGCCTCCAGTAAAGTGTTTTTAGCTTAGGCCTAGCCTGCTCCAACTCAAATTTGCAATAAAAaacccttgttatttttccactTTTTACCATTGTTTTGCTACAATTTTATTAtgatgttgctactattttgttgttaatgtttaaatattgtataacacttattttattgttaattttactactattttagaggcattgcTTATTAGATTGcacttatcttagtgttatttaagtatagagactttttttaatttatttttaatttgttgagaaatatttattttaatatttttagcatatttggtgtattatttttttagatttttatataaagattaaaaattttaaaaatgtattaCAGGCGGGCCAGACCAGGttcaaattttagtatttttatctgaGTTGGGCTTGGACAACAATTTAGGCCCATTTTCGGGTCGAGcttaggcctaaaattttgttaagaacgGACCCAACCAATGAACAATTCTATTTGTAAATAATTAGTCCAAATTTGTTTTAAGTTGCCCATGttgttcttttaaaaattttaaatatatttatgttattttaatttaatatttaatagggTGATCTACATCCGAGTCACTCTAAAATCGAGTGTTATTTAGcctatttaataattatatataatttcatttgttaaacttttatatacatgtatcttaatattttattaatatttacattatagtattatgtattattatagatttaattttatGCCTTATAAATACTATGTACAAAAATTACCTAATATATAAAAAACATAATAAACATTGAAAACAAATGAATTGAACTTGAACCCGATATTTTAAGCGGTCCTAATTTTTTGtctaaattctttcaaaatttatGAAGACTTTCAGACTAAGATAAATAACTCGAGTTATGAACAAATATAATTACAatacaatttaaataataaaacttaatttagatcaaaattatttcaaaaagCTATTTTAAACACCAAATAATAACATGTTATGTTTTTCTAGTAGCTTTTGAGTTTttcaataaattatatataaaatcaaatttaaactaataaaaatataaaaataaggatcaaaattattattatatcaattaaaagGTGTAAACAACAACAAAAACTTATCCGTGaccaaatttaacctttaaatttaAGTGGGATACTTATTATTCTCTCTCCTCGAATTACAATTTACAACCctaatttttttgttcatttgatttgAAAAATCTTTTCTTTCGTCTATCATCATCTTCCTACTACCATCGTCCCTGCTCTCTCTGCAAAATAGTTTTTTTTCCTTCTCATCTCAGTTCTCGCCCACCGCCGTGTCAaatcatttttctttcttctcatcTCAGTTCTCACCCACCGCCGTGTCCGCTGGTTCTTTCCGGATCTGACTCGTATCCCGTGTCGGATCGTGAAGCATGGCATCCAAAGATGCTGACCCTTCGCTCGGGTATTTGACCCGTAAAGACACGGAGGTCAAACTCCCTCGACCGACCCGTGTCAAAAATAAAACTCCTGCACCAATCCAGATTACCGCCGAACAGATCCTCCGAGAAG
This is a stretch of genomic DNA from Gossypium arboreum isolate Shixiya-1 chromosome 11, ASM2569848v2, whole genome shotgun sequence. It encodes these proteins:
- the LOC108483614 gene encoding arabinogalactan protein 41-like — its product is MAVPKVCFMAVFAALVFAMAVDAQSSAPAPAPTSDGNSIDLGIAYVLMLVALVLTYLIHAADFCFSF
- the LOC108457646 gene encoding ubiquitin-conjugating enzyme E2-17 kDa; its protein translation is MASKRILKELKDLQKDPPTSCSAGPVAEDMFHWQATIMGPPDSPYAGGVFLVTIHFPPDYPFKPPKVAFRTKVFHPNINSNGSICLDILKEQWSPALTISKVLLSICSLLTDPNPDDPLVPEIAHMYKTDRAKYETTARSWTQKYAMG